The Mailhella massiliensis DNA segment TCTGCGACGATGAACGGGGCCACACCTCTGAACACCGAGGCCATGGGTACGTTGGCCACACCCTTGATCACAAAGAGATTCAGCCCGACGGGGGGAGAAATAAGCCCGATTTCCGTCACTCGGACCACAAGGATGCCGAACCAGATGGGATCAATGCCGTACTGCTGAATCAACGGGAAAAAGATCGGCATGGTCAGAAGAACGATGGCCATGGAATCCATGAAGCAGCCCAGCAGGATCATGACGAGAAGCACGCCGACCACCACAAGCATGGGGCTGTCCACCATGCCCGAAATGATGGTGGAAAGTTCCATGGGAATACGGCTGACGGTAAGGAAGTAGCCGAAGACCATGGCGCCCAGAACCACGAGATAGCACATGCCCGACGTGGCTATGGAAGACTTCAGACACTCGGTGACAAAAGCGCAACGCTGCCCCTTCTTCTTGAGAAGGCCCAGCACCAGAGCGCCGAAGGCTCCGATACCCGCCGCTTCGTTGGGAGAGAATGCACCGATATACAGCCCGCCGATGACCAGCACGAAAAGCAGTATGATGGGCCATACCTTGCCGAGAGCCGTCACTTTTTCCTTCATGGTGCAGGCTTCGCCCGCAGGACCGTCCTGAGGACGCAGGCGTACCCACACCCGTATGACAAGACCATACAGCAGTATCTGAATGAGTCCTGGTATGACACCCGCCATAAACATCTTGCTGATGGATTCCCCGGTGATGATCCCGTAAAGGATCATGATGGTACTCGGGGGAATGAGAATGCCGAGCGTACCGCCTGCGGCGATGCACCCCGTAGCCAGCGCG contains these protein-coding regions:
- a CDS encoding TRAP transporter large permease, which codes for MSPVLAGCLGIVALIVIIFLRVPIGMAMLAVGSAGFAAIAGLEPALGILRGVPYETFVNPTYAVVILFVLMGNFAFKSGISDELFAAVNTWIGRLKGGLALATIAACGGFAAISGSSVACAVTMGVVALPEMRKFKYSNALATGCIAAGGTLGILIPPSTIMILYGIITGESISKMFMAGVIPGLIQILLYGLVIRVWVRLRPQDGPAGEACTMKEKVTALGKVWPIILLFVLVIGGLYIGAFSPNEAAGIGAFGALVLGLLKKKGQRCAFVTECLKSSIATSGMCYLVVLGAMVFGYFLTVSRIPMELSTIISGMVDSPMLVVVGVLLVMILLGCFMDSMAIVLLTMPIFFPLIQQYGIDPIWFGILVVRVTEIGLISPPVGLNLFVIKGVANVPMASVFRGVAPFIVADFLHVAILMAFPILSLWLPSMMH